In Janthinobacterium rivuli, a single genomic region encodes these proteins:
- a CDS encoding Csu type fimbrial protein — translation MRRLLLWLTLLLGCAWGSAAQAVDTCTVSMTNIDFGSVSPISGTDYVAQATGTFSCLFSSLNLGQLLTPNAQVCISLGLGTNSTSALPRKLGNGSNRMEYNIYVDNSYATAKIWGGAGVAGAPSTFGMILSAGLLAPPGTYSTTFTVYAKIPAGTALAAVPTVANANTVYTSSFAGVGTYTYTTYGLVNLQGCSATSGSFGFTVNATAVNDCTITATPMAFANASILTGNLRSTSTLSVRCVNNNAYQIALNGGSVALNVANRQMKNTITTDKVSYLLSATLDGAPWGDGTAGTSMVTGTGTGASVPLTIYGRVPAQVSPRPGDYKDTVTATIYF, via the coding sequence ATGCGCCGCCTGTTGCTATGGCTGACCCTGCTGCTGGGCTGCGCCTGGGGCAGCGCGGCGCAGGCGGTCGATACCTGCACGGTCAGCATGACGAATATCGATTTCGGCTCCGTCAGCCCGATTTCCGGTACCGATTATGTGGCGCAGGCAACGGGGACCTTCAGCTGCCTGTTTTCGTCGCTGAACCTGGGACAGTTGCTCACGCCGAATGCGCAAGTGTGCATCTCGCTGGGGCTGGGCACGAATTCCACCTCGGCCCTGCCGCGCAAGCTGGGCAACGGCAGCAACCGCATGGAGTACAACATCTATGTGGACAATTCGTATGCGACGGCGAAGATCTGGGGCGGCGCCGGCGTGGCGGGCGCGCCATCGACCTTCGGCATGATCCTGTCGGCCGGCTTGCTGGCGCCGCCCGGCACGTATTCCACCACGTTTACCGTGTACGCGAAGATCCCTGCCGGCACGGCCCTGGCCGCCGTGCCCACGGTCGCCAACGCCAATACCGTGTATACGTCGAGCTTTGCCGGCGTGGGCACCTACACCTACACCACGTATGGCCTCGTCAACCTGCAGGGTTGCTCGGCCACCAGCGGCAGCTTCGGTTTCACGGTGAATGCCACGGCCGTCAACGATTGCACCATCACGGCCACGCCGATGGCGTTCGCGAACGCCTCCATCCTGACGGGCAACCTGCGCAGCACCAGCACCTTGTCGGTGCGCTGCGTGAACAACAACGCCTACCAGATCGCCCTGAACGGCGGCAGCGTGGCGCTCAATGTGGCCAACCGGCAAATGAAGAACACCATCACGACGGACAAGGTCAGCTACCTGCTGTCGGCCACGCTCGATGGTGCGCCCTGGGGCGATGGCACGGCAGGCACGAGCATGGTGACGGGCACGGGGACGGGCGCCAGCGTGCCGCTGACCATTTACGGCCGCGTGCCGGCGCAGGTGTCGCCGCGCCCCGGCGACTACAAGGACACGGTGACGGCAACGATTTATTTTTAG
- a CDS encoding winged helix-turn-helix transcriptional regulator, with protein sequence MKHTNFNNLPCPIARSLGKVGEWWSILILREAFYGKTRFDEFEKSLKIAPTILTRRLADLVEGGLMTRRLYCAKPPRYDYVLTKSGRAFKPVLLAFIAWGNENFAPEGASLVIASRDTGLAADPVLVDATTGLPINDEYYAFAPGPAASDSMRSIILDAEKSSGIAPKPKAPAANRGWVAEGHLA encoded by the coding sequence ATGAAACATACCAACTTTAATAATTTGCCTTGCCCGATTGCGCGCAGCCTGGGCAAGGTGGGCGAATGGTGGAGCATCCTCATCCTGCGCGAAGCGTTTTATGGCAAGACGCGCTTCGACGAATTTGAAAAAAGCCTCAAAATCGCCCCCACCATCCTGACGCGCCGCCTGGCCGACCTGGTGGAAGGGGGCTTGATGACGCGCCGCCTGTATTGCGCCAAGCCGCCCCGCTACGACTATGTGCTGACCAAGTCCGGGCGCGCCTTCAAGCCCGTCTTGCTGGCGTTTATTGCTTGGGGTAATGAAAACTTCGCCCCGGAAGGCGCCAGCCTCGTCATCGCCAGCCGCGACACGGGCCTGGCCGCCGACCCGGTGCTGGTCGACGCCACGACGGGCTTGCCCATCAATGACGAGTACTACGCGTTCGCGCCAGGGCCGGCCGCCAGCGACAGCATGCGCAGCATCATCCTCGACGCGGAAAAAAGCAGTGGCATCGCGCCCAAGCCGAAGGCGCCGGCCGCCAACCGCGGCTGGGTGGCGGAAGGGCATTTGGCCTGA
- a CDS encoding CHRD domain-containing protein codes for MSTLQQHVRRAASVLALAVLLGACSHGPHQPGGHDVTLTGAQEVPANTSTASGSSTLRVAHDRSVSGGVRYTGMVATVAHIHEAPAGANGPVIVPLVKTAEGMFAVPAGAMLTPPQYASYQAGNLYVNVHSAAYPAGEIRAQLKP; via the coding sequence ATGAGCACACTGCAACAACACGTACGCCGCGCCGCCAGCGTGCTGGCGCTGGCCGTCCTGCTGGGCGCCTGTTCCCATGGCCCGCATCAGCCGGGCGGCCATGACGTCACCTTGACGGGCGCGCAGGAAGTGCCGGCCAATACCAGCACGGCCAGCGGCAGCAGCACTCTTCGCGTCGCCCACGACCGCAGCGTCAGCGGCGGCGTGCGCTACACGGGCATGGTGGCGACCGTCGCGCACATCCATGAAGCGCCGGCCGGCGCCAATGGCCCCGTCATCGTGCCCCTGGTGAAAACGGCCGAAGGCATGTTTGCCGTGCCGGCCGGCGCCATGCTCACGCCGCCCCAGTATGCGAGCTACCAGGCCGGCAACCTGTACGTGAACGTGCACAGCGCCGCCTACCCGGCCGGCGAGATCCGCGCCCAGCTCAAGCCCTAG
- a CDS encoding PLP-dependent aminotransferase family protein, protein MPASHLHQLIAALPLQRGAGEPLFRQLYAAIKAAILDGRMSPGMQLPPTRDFCRLLAVSRQTVLNAYALLTAEGYLDGAVGRGTFVSRDVPLPAPVPATAPGLLRPLSARGQGVVATMRQVAFHRGPLRAFRVGMPRIDHFPFDVWHRLEARRWRRPDHHFGYSDPAGYLPLRELLCVYLKASRGVQCTPQQIVITSGSQQALFLLSTILLAPGDSAWMESPGYRGASGPLRAAGARVFPVPVDAQGLDVAYGVAHCPQAKLAYVTPSHQMPLGVSMSLPRRLALLAWAAHNKAWLVEDDYDSEYRYTGAPLASLQSLDRAGCVVYVGTLSKVLFPGLRLGYMVAPPALADALVQAKAVMDRHTAIVPQMALADFIAEGHFGRHIRRTRDSNAERRDLLVRGLARELDDQLLCGPADSGLELCAYFRAGHDEETVSRAGLARGIELRPLGHYADPAAGPECATPPGLLLGFAAIPPDEMAHGLRELGRILRGR, encoded by the coding sequence ATGCCAGCTTCCCATCTGCACCAGCTCATCGCCGCCTTGCCGTTGCAGCGCGGCGCCGGCGAGCCGCTGTTTCGCCAGCTGTATGCGGCCATCAAGGCCGCCATTCTCGATGGCCGCATGAGTCCCGGCATGCAGCTGCCGCCCACGCGCGACTTTTGCCGCCTGCTGGCCGTGTCGCGCCAGACGGTGCTCAATGCGTATGCGCTGCTGACGGCCGAAGGCTATCTCGATGGCGCCGTGGGGCGCGGCACCTTCGTCAGTCGCGACGTTCCGCTGCCGGCGCCTGTCCCTGCAACGGCGCCCGGCCTGCTGCGGCCCCTGTCGGCGCGCGGGCAGGGCGTGGTGGCTACCATGCGCCAGGTGGCATTCCACCGGGGGCCGTTGCGCGCTTTTCGCGTCGGCATGCCGCGCATCGACCATTTTCCGTTCGACGTGTGGCACCGCCTGGAAGCGCGGCGCTGGCGCCGGCCCGACCACCATTTCGGCTACAGCGATCCGGCCGGCTACCTGCCGCTGCGCGAGCTGCTGTGCGTGTATCTGAAAGCGTCGCGCGGCGTCCAGTGCACGCCGCAGCAGATCGTCATCACCTCCGGTTCGCAGCAGGCGCTGTTTTTGCTGTCGACCATTCTGCTGGCGCCGGGCGACTCTGCCTGGATGGAGTCGCCCGGCTACCGGGGCGCCAGCGGCCCGCTGCGCGCGGCCGGCGCGCGCGTCTTCCCGGTTCCCGTCGATGCACAGGGGCTGGACGTGGCGTATGGCGTGGCGCACTGTCCGCAGGCGAAGCTGGCGTACGTGACGCCATCGCACCAGATGCCGCTGGGCGTGAGCATGAGTTTACCGCGCCGCCTGGCCTTGCTGGCCTGGGCCGCGCACAACAAGGCGTGGTTGGTGGAAGACGATTACGACAGTGAGTACCGCTACACGGGCGCGCCGCTGGCCTCGCTGCAAAGCCTGGACCGGGCCGGCTGCGTGGTGTATGTGGGCACCCTGTCGAAGGTGCTGTTTCCCGGCCTGCGCCTGGGCTATATGGTGGCGCCGCCCGCGCTGGCCGACGCGCTGGTGCAGGCCAAGGCCGTGATGGACCGGCACACGGCCATCGTGCCGCAGATGGCGCTGGCGGACTTCATCGCCGAGGGCCACTTTGGCCGGCATATCCGCCGCACACGTGACAGCAATGCCGAACGGCGCGACCTGCTGGTGCGTGGCCTTGCGCGCGAACTCGATGATCAACTGCTGTGCGGCCCGGCCGACAGCGGCCTGGAACTGTGCGCGTATTTTCGCGCCGGCCACGATGAAGAAACGGTATCGCGCGCGGGCCTGGCGCGCGGCATCGAATTGCGTCCGCTGGGCCACTATGCCGATCCGGCGGCCGGGCCCGAGTGCGCCACGCCGCCCGGGCTGCTGCTGGGCTTTGCGGCCATTCCCCCGGACGAGATGGCGCACGGCTTGCGGGAATTGGGACGCATCCTGCGCGGCCGATAA
- a CDS encoding fimbrial biogenesis chaperone, with protein sequence MKAGAASLMQGVLALLACCATGAHGASLQISPVTLNLRAAQNAAGISLQNLGDQPIYGQVRVFVWDQRDGEETLAPTQELVASPPIVEIAANSRQTIRLVRAQAGPVAQEKTYRVLIDEVSREDEAGRSGVDIRLRYSVPVFVLPAGAPGKEVLDWQVFREQGEWMLRVKNSGNFHAQLGAMTFTNQAGKEFVISKGLFGYVLAARMRVWRLPVAREAELDGPLSIAVNVNAKALIAKNSTP encoded by the coding sequence GTGAAGGCCGGTGCTGCTTCCCTGATGCAAGGCGTGCTGGCGCTGCTGGCTTGCTGCGCCACGGGCGCGCACGGCGCCAGCCTGCAGATTTCGCCGGTGACGCTCAACTTGCGCGCGGCGCAGAATGCGGCCGGCATCAGCCTGCAAAACCTCGGCGACCAGCCCATCTACGGGCAAGTGCGGGTGTTCGTCTGGGACCAGCGCGATGGCGAGGAAACGCTGGCGCCAACGCAGGAACTGGTGGCCAGTCCGCCGATCGTCGAGATCGCCGCCAACAGCCGGCAGACCATCCGTCTCGTGCGTGCCCAGGCTGGCCCCGTCGCGCAGGAAAAGACGTATCGCGTGCTCATCGATGAAGTCAGCCGCGAGGATGAGGCGGGCCGCAGCGGCGTCGATATCCGCCTGCGCTATTCGGTGCCCGTGTTCGTGCTGCCGGCCGGTGCGCCGGGCAAGGAAGTGCTCGACTGGCAGGTGTTCCGGGAACAGGGCGAGTGGATGTTGCGCGTCAAAAACAGCGGCAATTTCCATGCGCAGCTCGGGGCGATGACGTTCACGAACCAGGCGGGCAAGGAGTTTGTCATCAGCAAGGGGCTGTTTGGTTATGTCCTGGCAGCCCGCATGCGCGTATGGCGCCTGCCCGTAGCCAGGGAGGCCGAACTGGATGGACCGTTGAGTATTGCGGTCAATGTGAATGCCAAGGCACTCATTGCCAAGAATTCGACACCTTGA
- a CDS encoding DNA-3-methyladenine glycosylase I: protein MNITRCSWANPANPRYLDYHDTEWGVPCHDERRLFEMLNLEGAQAGLSWETILNKRDTYRAAFDNWDAEKIAAYGPDKVAQLLADPGIVRNRLKVAAAITNAQAYLRLRAQGQTLDSFLWAYVDGQPIVNSWQPGAFPAKTALSDQLSKDLLKLGFKFVGSTIIYAYMQGIGMVNDHAPACFCRAGH from the coding sequence ATGAATATTACCCGCTGCTCCTGGGCCAACCCGGCCAATCCCCGCTACCTCGACTATCACGACACGGAGTGGGGCGTGCCTTGCCACGACGAGCGCCGGCTGTTCGAGATGCTGAACCTGGAAGGCGCGCAGGCTGGCCTGAGCTGGGAAACCATCCTGAATAAACGCGACACTTACCGCGCCGCCTTCGACAACTGGGACGCGGAAAAGATCGCCGCGTACGGCCCGGACAAGGTGGCGCAGCTGCTGGCCGACCCCGGCATCGTGCGCAACCGCCTGAAGGTGGCGGCCGCCATCACGAACGCGCAAGCCTATTTGCGCCTGCGCGCGCAAGGCCAGACCCTGGACAGCTTCCTGTGGGCGTATGTGGATGGCCAGCCCATCGTCAACAGCTGGCAGCCGGGCGCATTTCCTGCCAAGACGGCCCTGTCGGACCAACTGTCGAAAGACTTGCTCAAGCTGGGCTTCAAATTCGTCGGCTCGACCATCATCTACGCCTACATGCAGGGCATCGGCATGGTCAACGACCACGCGCCCGCCTGCTTTTGCCGCGCGGGGCATTGA
- a CDS encoding AEC family transporter, which produces MLTILAITFPFFALVLCGYLAVRRKLLPLAAIGGLNSFVLYFALPCMLYRFGAATPIAQLLDASVFGVYLLCALIMVGVTMAMTLSHRIDWNNAAFGALVAAFPNTGFMGVPLLLTLLGPRSSGPVIVTIVVDMLITSSLCIALSRIGSGGAHGSRAAVVNAMKGMLGNPMPWAIVLGALSSWLALALPKPLMQTVGLLADAASPVALFTIGAVLARSQMSTSDPAPLGEYVPVALKKLLLHPLLVWGIGHAAIALGAPLDPFALTCMVLVACLPSASNVSLLSERFGANTARIARIILVSTALSFLTFSAAVSWLA; this is translated from the coding sequence ATGCTGACCATCCTCGCCATCACCTTTCCCTTCTTCGCCCTGGTGCTGTGCGGCTACCTGGCCGTGCGGCGCAAGCTGCTGCCGCTGGCCGCCATCGGCGGCTTGAACAGTTTTGTCCTGTACTTCGCGCTGCCGTGCATGCTGTACCGCTTCGGCGCCGCCACGCCCATCGCGCAGCTGCTCGACGCCAGCGTGTTCGGCGTCTACCTGCTGTGCGCGCTGATCATGGTGGGCGTCACCATGGCCATGACACTGAGCCACCGCATCGACTGGAACAACGCCGCCTTCGGCGCGCTGGTGGCGGCCTTCCCGAACACGGGCTTCATGGGCGTACCCCTGCTATTGACCTTGCTCGGCCCCCGTTCCTCGGGTCCCGTCATCGTCACCATCGTCGTCGATATGCTCATTACCAGTTCGCTGTGCATCGCCCTGTCGCGCATCGGCAGCGGCGGCGCGCACGGCAGCCGTGCCGCCGTCGTCAACGCCATGAAGGGCATGCTGGGCAACCCGATGCCGTGGGCGATCGTGCTGGGGGCCTTGTCGTCGTGGCTGGCACTGGCCTTGCCCAAGCCATTGATGCAGACGGTGGGCCTGCTGGCCGACGCCGCCTCGCCGGTTGCCCTGTTTACCATCGGCGCCGTGCTGGCCCGCTCGCAAATGAGCACGAGCGATCCGGCGCCGCTGGGGGAATATGTGCCCGTGGCGCTGAAAAAACTGCTGCTGCATCCGCTGCTGGTGTGGGGCATCGGCCACGCGGCCATCGCGCTGGGCGCGCCGCTCGATCCATTCGCGCTGACTTGCATGGTGCTGGTGGCGTGCCTGCCCAGCGCCAGCAATGTCTCGCTGCTGTCGGAACGCTTCGGGGCGAATACGGCGCGCATCGCCCGCATTATCCTGGTCTCGACGGCGCTGTCGTTTTTGACGTTTTCGGCGGCCGTCAGCTGGCTGGCGTGA
- a CDS encoding fimbria/pilus outer membrane usher protein, which yields MKRVLAALLLLGMAPLARADAAVAVTGADPGPASLPSDPAAPNELYLEVTVNAESTGLILRFTQVGKGLRSSVANLQQLGLAPARLVAPGQAEVALDAIPGLSYEYDAARQSVSLQVADDLRAPYRISARTAAQTPPSRVTPGAVLNYEAYAELGRTRRAAIFNDVRYFNDSGVFSNTGTVNLGADQRKYMRFDTFWSHADPETLQTWQVGDLISSSLSWSRAVRVGGVQWRKNFQLRPDLLTFPVASVDGTALVPSSLSLYVNGVQQYAASVPSGPFVLNQVAGINGAGQATLITRDALGRSVTTVLPLYVDTRMLAGGLSDYSVEAGAVRRDYGRRLFGYERQLVASASVRHGVSDSFTFEGHAELAAGLYQAGAGALLRLGQAGVLNGSLSASAGRSRGVQLGTGYQYMGPRFSVDVQSVRASAGFGDLASRDGSPVVRAADRFTVSLPLPAGSSISSSYISYRTPGAPPSKLATVGYSATLLHGLFFNASLFQDLRHREKRGFYFGLSMAFDNNLSLSVNSSRQNGESGRSVSAQRAADFGGGFGWNLQAGTAGGNAYRQAQVEYLGNDGRVSARTQSSSMGNASSLGAAGALVLMDGHVEAARQVGNGFALVSTGGVGNIPVLHENRQIGVTGRGGYLLVPNLNPYGNNQISIATDELDVDARVPVSNVNVVPQHLAGVLADFPIERYSAATVIVQDAQGKPLATGLPVLHLQSGKQTVVGFDGIVFVDDLLEQNQLQVGEGDSACTVRFAYVRPAAGGLPVIGPLRCAGVAASAGAGH from the coding sequence ATGAAGCGCGTACTGGCAGCGTTGCTGTTGCTGGGCATGGCGCCGCTGGCCAGGGCCGATGCCGCGGTGGCCGTGACGGGCGCCGATCCGGGTCCCGCCAGCTTGCCCAGCGATCCGGCGGCGCCGAACGAACTGTATCTGGAGGTCACTGTGAATGCTGAATCAACCGGGCTGATCTTGCGCTTTACCCAGGTGGGCAAAGGCTTGCGCAGCAGTGTGGCGAACCTGCAGCAGCTGGGGCTGGCCCCGGCGCGCCTGGTCGCACCCGGTCAGGCCGAGGTGGCGCTCGATGCGATTCCCGGACTCAGCTATGAATATGATGCGGCGCGCCAGAGCGTGTCGCTGCAGGTGGCGGACGACTTGCGCGCGCCGTACCGCATCAGCGCGCGCACGGCGGCGCAGACGCCGCCATCGCGGGTCACGCCCGGCGCCGTCCTCAATTACGAAGCCTATGCGGAACTGGGCCGGACGCGCCGCGCCGCCATCTTCAACGACGTGCGCTATTTCAATGACAGCGGCGTCTTCAGCAATACCGGCACGGTGAACCTGGGGGCGGATCAGCGCAAATACATGCGCTTTGACACCTTCTGGAGCCACGCCGACCCCGAGACCTTGCAAACGTGGCAGGTGGGCGACCTGATTTCCTCGTCGCTCAGCTGGAGCCGCGCCGTGCGCGTCGGCGGCGTGCAGTGGCGCAAGAATTTCCAGCTGCGTCCCGACCTGCTGACCTTCCCCGTCGCCTCCGTCGATGGCACGGCGCTCGTGCCTTCGTCGCTGAGCCTGTATGTCAATGGGGTGCAGCAATATGCTGCCAGCGTGCCCAGCGGTCCGTTTGTGCTGAACCAGGTGGCCGGCATCAATGGTGCGGGGCAAGCCACCCTGATCACGCGCGATGCGCTGGGGCGCAGCGTGACGACCGTGCTGCCCCTGTACGTCGATACGCGCATGCTGGCCGGCGGCTTGAGCGATTATTCGGTCGAGGCGGGCGCCGTGCGGCGCGACTATGGCCGCCGCCTGTTCGGCTATGAACGGCAGCTCGTTGCCAGCGCTTCCGTCCGCCATGGCGTCAGCGACAGCTTCACCTTCGAAGGCCATGCGGAGCTGGCCGCCGGCCTGTATCAGGCGGGGGCGGGCGCGTTGCTGCGGCTGGGCCAGGCGGGCGTGCTCAACGGTTCGCTCTCGGCCAGCGCCGGCCGCAGCCGTGGTGTACAGCTGGGCACCGGCTACCAGTACATGGGGCCGCGCTTCAGCGTCGATGTGCAAAGCGTGCGCGCCAGCGCCGGCTTTGGCGACCTGGCTTCGCGCGACGGCAGCCCCGTGGTGCGCGCGGCGGACCGCTTTACCGTCAGCCTGCCATTGCCTGCAGGAAGCAGCATCAGCAGCAGCTATATCAGCTATCGCACGCCTGGCGCGCCGCCATCGAAGCTGGCCACCGTCGGCTATTCCGCCACCCTGTTGCACGGCCTGTTCTTCAACGCCAGCCTGTTCCAGGACTTGCGGCATCGCGAGAAACGGGGCTTTTACTTTGGCCTGAGCATGGCCTTTGACAACAATCTGTCCCTCAGCGTGAACAGCAGCCGGCAAAACGGCGAGAGCGGCCGCAGCGTCAGTGCCCAGCGCGCGGCGGACTTTGGCGGCGGCTTCGGCTGGAACTTGCAGGCTGGCACGGCGGGCGGCAATGCCTACCGCCAGGCGCAGGTGGAATATCTGGGCAATGATGGCCGCGTGAGCGCGCGCACGCAAAGCAGCAGCATGGGCAATGCCTCGTCGCTGGGCGCGGCTGGCGCGCTGGTGCTGATGGATGGCCATGTCGAGGCGGCGCGCCAGGTGGGCAATGGTTTTGCGCTGGTGTCGACTGGCGGCGTGGGCAATATTCCTGTGCTGCATGAAAACCGCCAGATCGGCGTGACGGGCAGGGGAGGCTATTTGCTGGTGCCGAATTTGAACCCCTATGGCAATAACCAGATCAGCATCGCTACCGACGAGCTCGACGTTGATGCGCGGGTACCCGTGAGCAATGTCAATGTCGTGCCGCAGCACCTGGCGGGCGTGCTGGCGGATTTTCCCATCGAGCGCTACAGCGCGGCCACCGTCATCGTGCAGGATGCGCAGGGCAAGCCGCTGGCCACGGGCTTGCCCGTGTTGCACCTGCAAAGCGGCAAGCAGACGGTCGTGGGATTTGACGGCATCGTTTTCGTCGACGACCTGCTCGAACAGAATCAGTTGCAAGTTGGCGAGGGTGACAGCGCGTGCACCGTGCGTTTTGCCTATGTGCGTCCGGCGGCTGGCGGCTTGCCCGTGATCGGGCCGCTGCGCTGCGCTGGCGTTGCCGCCAGCGCCGGGGCGGGCCACTGA
- a CDS encoding OsmC family protein, with amino-acid sequence MHQFFATVAWQRDGQDFAGQRYSRGHEWQFDGGLTVAASSSPLSVPLPMSVAANIDPEEALVAATSSCHMLFFLSLAAQRGYVIDDYRDDATGDLGKNAAGRLAMTRIVLRPRIAFAGTPPSPEALAALHHDAHERCYIANSLTADVVVEGAN; translated from the coding sequence ATGCATCAGTTTTTCGCCACTGTGGCCTGGCAGCGCGACGGCCAGGATTTCGCCGGCCAGCGCTACAGCCGTGGTCATGAATGGCAGTTCGACGGCGGCTTGACGGTAGCCGCCTCGTCGTCGCCCCTGTCCGTGCCGCTGCCCATGTCGGTGGCGGCAAATATCGATCCGGAAGAAGCGCTGGTGGCCGCCACGTCGAGCTGCCACATGCTGTTCTTCCTGTCGCTGGCAGCGCAGCGCGGCTACGTCATCGACGACTACCGCGACGACGCCACCGGCGACCTGGGGAAAAATGCGGCAGGCCGCCTGGCCATGACGCGCATCGTGCTGCGTCCGCGCATCGCGTTTGCGGGAACGCCACCCTCGCCCGAGGCTCTGGCGGCCCTGCACCACGACGCGCATGAACGCTGCTACATCGCCAATTCGCTGACGGCCGACGTGGTCGTGGAAGGAGCCAATTAA
- a CDS encoding FMN-binding negative transcriptional regulator: MYTPASFREERLDVLHGLIAAHPLGALVRHGVDGLCADHLPFEIAAPTPDAPFGILRAHVARANPLWRTAGGNDEALVIFQGPHAYITPAWYAEKQRSGKEVPTFNYAVVHAHGPLRVIDDAAWLLGLVERLTARHEAGLAAPWRVSDAPAAYIEKLLKAIVGIEIPLTRITGKWKLGQNRTQEDQATMARELAHDSQPGAAQALGALIAANVTPAS; encoded by the coding sequence ATGTACACGCCAGCCAGCTTTCGCGAAGAGCGCCTCGACGTGCTGCATGGCCTGATAGCCGCGCACCCGCTGGGCGCGCTGGTGCGCCATGGCGTCGATGGCCTGTGCGCCGACCATCTGCCATTCGAGATCGCCGCACCCACGCCTGACGCCCCATTCGGCATCCTGCGCGCCCATGTGGCGCGCGCCAACCCGCTGTGGCGTACAGCCGGCGGGAACGATGAAGCACTGGTGATTTTCCAGGGGCCGCACGCCTACATCACGCCCGCCTGGTATGCGGAAAAACAGCGCAGCGGCAAGGAAGTACCGACCTTTAATTATGCGGTCGTGCACGCCCACGGCCCCCTGCGCGTCATCGACGATGCGGCGTGGCTGCTGGGATTGGTGGAGCGGCTGACGGCGCGCCATGAAGCAGGGCTGGCCGCGCCATGGCGGGTGAGCGATGCGCCGGCCGCCTATATCGAAAAACTCTTGAAAGCCATCGTCGGCATCGAAATCCCCCTCACGCGCATCACGGGCAAATGGAAGCTGGGGCAGAACCGCACGCAGGAAGATCAGGCCACGATGGCGCGCGAACTGGCGCACGACAGCCAGCCCGGCGCCGCGCAGGCCCTGGGCGCGCTGATCGCCGCCAACGTCACGCCAGCCAGCTGA